In Longimicrobiaceae bacterium, the genomic window GGCGAGCCTGCGGGAAAGACGAACGCGCTCCGGGGGCTCGGCAGGTGGGCCGAACAGGACTCCGAAGCGCGGGTTCGCGGAGGAACTCGGCGGCGAGCTTCGGCAGCCGGACGGTCTCGGAGAGACTCCTGGCTTTGCGGCCCCGCCTCGCGGCGGGTGTGCTATTTTCGGCTTGGCAGGAATGAGTAGTGCGGCGCGCCATCCGGCGCAAGCCGCCGGGCGGACGAAAGCGGACAGGAGCGTCCGAGCCGTAGGGAAGGCCTGCACGTCGCGCACGGCCGGCCTGGGCGATGCGGGCCGGTCCCGCCGGGAGTCCGCCCGCGGCCGGCTGCCGCCCGGGCCGGCGGAGTTGACGGCTGCTGACCGGGATGCATAGGTTCCGTCGCAAACCACGATCCAGCACACTCACGGCTCGTACCCCATCCAGGAGGCGCGGTGGTCCGGAATCATACGGGAGGGGATCGTTTGCGACGGGCCGCCGGACGCATTTTTCTCGGGACCGTCCTCGCCGCGGGGGCCGCGTGCGGCCGGGGAGAGGCGCGGGGCCGGGAGGAGGACGCAGGCGGCCCTCCGGCCGCTGCGGAGGAGGTGAGCGTCACGGCGGAGCTCTCGGAATGGAAGGTCGCGCTCTCGCGCGACACCGTCCCTGCCGGGCAGGTCACCTTCCGGGTGACCAACACCGGAAAGCTGCCGCACGCCCTGGTGGTGGAGGGCGAGGGAGTGGACAGGCTGACGAACCACCTCCAGGCCGGCGAAACGACGACGCTCCGGGTCACCCTCCCGCCGGGCACCTACGAGGTCTACTGTCCGGTGAAGGAGGGGACGGACCACTCAGCGGTCGGGATGCACACGAGCCTGGTCGTGCGCGGGCGATGAGGGCCCGCGTGGCCGTGCTTTCCTGTTGTTGCCCGGCTGCCTACTTCTCTTCCCCGGGCGGGTACTCGGGAT contains:
- a CDS encoding cupredoxin domain-containing protein produces the protein MVRNHTGGDRLRRAAGRIFLGTVLAAGAACGRGEARGREEDAGGPPAAAEEVSVTAELSEWKVALSRDTVPAGQVTFRVTNTGKLPHALVVEGEGVDRLTNHLQAGETTTLRVTLPPGTYEVYCPVKEGTDHSAVGMHTSLVVRGR